Proteins from one Planctomyces sp. SH-PL62 genomic window:
- a CDS encoding PEP-CTERM sorting domain-containing protein, whose translation MRTLGVSVFVVALLAGLPAGSARADLFLSLQPSSSTIDVGEIVMVDVLLGQEGAGPQVDASNPLLTAGIRLSFGDPAGVLGTDLGTIAYLLDWVADAAFENPSTITLGLTSLMGFDDLTTPLLLARLTFTGLAAGTTTLQVKDLDDQSADFITLMGDVLDPTNVGAARITVRSSGGTVPEPSSLAMGLLAAGTAAAIAARERRVALA comes from the coding sequence ATGCGAACGCTTGGTGTTTCGGTCTTCGTCGTCGCCCTCCTGGCCGGTCTGCCCGCCGGGTCCGCCCGGGCCGACCTTTTCCTCTCGCTCCAGCCCTCGTCGTCGACGATCGACGTCGGCGAGATCGTCATGGTGGACGTGCTGCTGGGCCAGGAAGGAGCGGGGCCGCAGGTCGATGCGTCCAACCCGCTCCTCACCGCCGGAATCCGCCTCTCGTTCGGCGATCCCGCCGGCGTCCTCGGAACCGACCTGGGGACGATCGCCTACCTCCTGGATTGGGTCGCCGACGCGGCTTTCGAGAATCCTTCGACGATCACCCTCGGGCTGACCAGCCTGATGGGCTTCGACGACCTGACGACCCCGCTCCTGCTGGCCAGGCTGACGTTCACCGGACTGGCGGCGGGGACGACCACGCTTCAGGTGAAGGATCTGGACGACCAGTCCGCGGACTTCATCACGCTGATGGGGGACGTGCTGGATCCCACCAACGTCGGGGCCGCTCGCATCACCGTCCGCTCGTCCGGCGGGACCGTTCCGGAGCCCTCCTCGCTGGCGATGGGTTTGCTGGCGGCGGGAACGGCCGCCGCGATCGCCGCTCGGGAGCGTCGGGTCGCCCTGGCGTGA
- a CDS encoding sigma-54-dependent transcriptional regulator: MKRRILTVDDQKLSCDHLRQILEPEGYEIEAAYDGATALEMLRDQVFHLVVTDLKMPDMSGFELLSTLRERRVPVGVVVVTAYGDTSEALQTMKAGADDFLRKPYDAEHLRLVVERTLERRHLVDRLAQLRNQLRGTYSFHTMVSQSAKMRRIFDLIQHVGQVDSTVLIHGETGTGKELVAQALHAVNTRRKGKFVALNCAVLNDSLLESELFGHERGAFTGAEKRKIGRFEKADGGTLLLDEIGDISPAMQVKLLRVLQTGTLERVGGVEPIKVDVRIVAATHKRLEDEVKAGRFRADLYYRLKVVLIDMPPLRERKEDVALLAMHFVEKHASAANPITEIDSAAMQALLNHHWPGNIRELENAIKAAAAMAEGPVIHRDLLPETIAPRTPDAPHASPSLIDIDVRLPELIEELVGQVEREYFHRVLSEFDGNVARCARHSGLSRRSVTQKLQKYGLERQAFKKPKFE, from the coding sequence ATGAAACGCCGGATCCTCACGGTCGACGACCAGAAGCTGAGCTGCGACCACCTGCGGCAGATCCTCGAGCCCGAGGGGTACGAGATCGAAGCGGCGTATGACGGCGCCACCGCGCTGGAGATGCTCCGCGACCAGGTCTTCCACCTGGTCGTCACCGACCTCAAAATGCCCGACATGAGCGGCTTCGAGCTGCTCTCGACCCTCCGCGAGCGGCGCGTGCCGGTGGGGGTCGTCGTCGTCACCGCCTACGGCGACACGTCGGAGGCCCTCCAGACCATGAAGGCCGGGGCCGACGACTTCCTGCGCAAGCCCTACGACGCCGAGCACCTCCGCCTGGTGGTCGAGCGGACCCTGGAGCGGCGGCATCTGGTCGATCGTCTGGCGCAGCTCCGCAACCAGCTCCGGGGGACCTACAGCTTCCACACGATGGTCTCGCAGAGCGCCAAGATGCGGCGGATCTTCGACCTGATCCAGCACGTCGGCCAGGTCGATTCCACCGTCCTGATCCACGGCGAGACCGGCACCGGCAAGGAGCTGGTCGCCCAGGCCCTCCACGCCGTCAACACCCGGCGCAAGGGGAAATTCGTCGCCCTGAACTGCGCGGTGCTGAACGACTCGCTCCTGGAAAGCGAGCTGTTCGGCCACGAGCGCGGGGCGTTCACCGGCGCCGAGAAGCGGAAGATCGGCCGGTTCGAGAAGGCCGACGGCGGCACCCTGCTGCTGGACGAGATCGGCGACATCTCCCCGGCCATGCAGGTCAAGCTCCTCCGCGTCCTCCAGACCGGGACGCTGGAGCGCGTCGGCGGCGTGGAGCCGATCAAGGTCGACGTCCGCATCGTCGCCGCCACGCACAAGAGGCTGGAGGACGAGGTGAAGGCCGGCCGCTTCCGCGCCGACCTGTACTATCGCCTGAAGGTCGTCCTCATCGACATGCCCCCGCTGCGCGAACGCAAGGAGGACGTCGCGCTGCTGGCGATGCACTTCGTCGAGAAGCATGCGTCCGCCGCCAACCCGATCACCGAGATCGACTCGGCCGCGATGCAGGCGCTCCTGAATCACCATTGGCCGGGCAACATCCGGGAGCTGGAGAACGCGATCAAGGCCGCGGCGGCCATGGCCGAAGGCCCGGTGATCCATCGCGACCTCCTCCCCGAGACGATCGCCCCCCGCACCCCCGACGCCCCCCACGCCAGCCCCTCGCTCATCGACATCGACGTCCGGCTCCCGGAACTCATCGAGGAACTGGTCGGCCAGGTCGAGCGAGAATACTTCCACCGAGTGCTCTCGGAATTCGACGGCAACGTCGCCCGGTGCGCCCGCCACAGCGGCCTCTCGCGCCGGAGCGTCACCCAGAAGTTGCAGAAATACGGCCTCGAACGCCAGGCGTTCAAGAAGCCCAAGTTCGAATGA
- a CDS encoding S1C family serine protease — MSSRRLGRGLIVLATLAASPEAAPAQEATNSRAAAIRGATAAVEASVVSVRSTRHGFREPLSSSGVVVDAARGLVATTGEATFGDQRIEVVLPDGSIRPARRIFLADPATKLVVLQIDPAAPGLAAANLGGSTALQLGDEILALGRSATGRLLASSGIVASVRSRDEADFEVAPFAIDALVTVETAGGPLVDHDGRVVGISLPGEGPTADVRHLGTFPTAITSDHIRAAVAAFGDGGGRPRSYLGVQLAPARRLPGDFSPTLGGAVVTGVAMDSPAALARLEAGDRITAVDGRKVRDALALQRAIDLAPVGRELTLAVVRGEETLEVKIRTAPRPGESRPSPVPPEPPTPDRTIDSRVQEPPPAETPKNDPKAGSDLPKSDH, encoded by the coding sequence ATGTCGAGCCGTCGTCTCGGTCGCGGGCTGATCGTCCTGGCAACCCTGGCCGCCTCGCCGGAAGCCGCCCCGGCGCAGGAGGCGACGAACTCGCGAGCCGCGGCGATCCGGGGGGCGACCGCCGCGGTCGAGGCCTCGGTCGTCTCGGTGCGATCGACGCGGCACGGCTTCCGCGAGCCCCTCTCCAGTTCCGGCGTGGTGGTCGACGCAGCCCGGGGGCTCGTCGCGACGACCGGCGAGGCGACCTTCGGCGACCAGCGAATCGAGGTCGTCCTCCCTGACGGCTCGATCCGGCCGGCCCGACGAATCTTCCTCGCCGACCCGGCCACGAAGCTCGTCGTCCTCCAGATCGATCCGGCGGCGCCGGGGCTCGCCGCCGCGAATCTGGGCGGCTCGACCGCCCTGCAACTCGGTGACGAGATCCTCGCCCTGGGACGCTCGGCGACAGGCCGGCTCCTCGCCTCGTCGGGGATCGTCGCCTCCGTCCGCTCGCGCGACGAGGCGGACTTCGAAGTCGCCCCCTTCGCGATCGACGCCCTCGTCACGGTCGAGACCGCGGGCGGCCCGCTGGTGGACCACGACGGACGCGTGGTGGGAATCAGCCTCCCCGGCGAAGGGCCGACGGCCGACGTCCGGCACCTTGGAACCTTCCCGACGGCGATCACCTCCGACCACATCCGCGCGGCGGTCGCCGCGTTCGGCGACGGCGGGGGACGGCCGAGGAGTTATCTCGGGGTCCAGCTCGCCCCCGCGCGACGGCTTCCGGGAGACTTCTCGCCGACCCTGGGAGGGGCCGTCGTGACCGGGGTGGCGATGGACAGCCCGGCCGCGCTCGCCCGCCTGGAGGCGGGAGACCGCATCACGGCCGTCGACGGCCGCAAGGTCCGCGACGCCCTCGCGCTCCAGCGGGCGATCGACCTCGCGCCGGTGGGCCGCGAGCTGACCCTCGCCGTCGTTCGAGGCGAGGAGACGCTGGAGGTCAAGATCCGCACCGCCCCCCGCCCCGGCGAGTCTCGCCCCTCGCCCGTCCCACCCGAGCCGCCGACGCCCGATCGCACCATCGACTCCCGCGTTCAGGAGCCGCCCCCCGCGGAGACGCCGAAAAACGATCCAAAGGCGGGGTCGGACCTTCCCAAATCGGACCACTAG
- a CDS encoding M20/M25/M40 family metallo-hydrolase, with protein sequence MMRHRVGSPGRFSGVAAGLAALAALTFGPAVVGTRAQAPVGDGGGGADSPAATSTFVSPAEVRLRDDVTFLADDAQEGRAPGTQGIEASAEYIAGRFKDLGLQPPPGGDGYFQKFTISGQPRLGDPLELTVKGPGDVAIAGVPRTDFNPMAIGTTGSADAAPIVFAGFGITADRPDKNLAYDDYAGIDAKGKVVLVLRREPGLNDEASPFDGKKTSDFATFRHKATNAYQHGAAMLLVVNDLAGLGSDRDALLNLGSAGSETLALLPIVHVTRDFADKILKAAGEPTLAELEAEIDKDYKPRSRELKGLAVAGRVKIDRPAIETSNVIGVLEGAGPNSGETIVVGGHYDHLGRGGLTSGSLAFLSTDVHNGADDNASGTALTLELARRLAERRDPPPRRIVFVAFSGEERGLLGSQHYVEHPPFPIESTVAMFNFDMVGRLNEKRELTMIGTGTSPGFDGLVDALGKDSGLTIKKVPGMTDGFGGSDHQSFHAKDVPILFAFTGIHSDYHRPSDDSAKINYAGMAGIADYIELLLLDILRRPQRPAFARGPAPARHGASTSPSASPSQSASTGMSVTLGVMPDYADEGKAGMKLSDVREGGPAAKAGLKGGDVIIGIGGKPIGTIYDYMESLGRYKPGDAVDVLIKRDGKDVTLRVELGKSTSPPKQ encoded by the coding sequence ATGATGAGGCATCGCGTGGGGAGTCCGGGGCGGTTCTCGGGGGTCGCGGCGGGCCTGGCGGCCCTGGCGGCCCTGACCTTCGGGCCAGCCGTCGTCGGGACGCGGGCGCAGGCGCCGGTCGGGGACGGGGGCGGCGGGGCCGACTCGCCGGCCGCGACGTCGACGTTCGTCTCCCCGGCCGAGGTCCGGCTCCGGGACGACGTGACGTTCCTCGCCGACGACGCCCAGGAGGGCCGCGCGCCCGGGACGCAGGGGATCGAGGCCTCGGCCGAGTACATCGCCGGGCGATTCAAGGATCTCGGCCTCCAGCCCCCCCCCGGCGGCGACGGCTACTTCCAGAAGTTCACGATCTCCGGCCAGCCGCGCCTCGGCGACCCCCTCGAACTGACCGTCAAGGGGCCCGGCGACGTCGCGATCGCCGGCGTCCCCCGGACCGATTTCAACCCCATGGCCATTGGGACGACCGGCTCGGCCGACGCCGCCCCGATCGTCTTCGCGGGCTTCGGCATCACGGCCGACCGGCCGGACAAGAATCTGGCGTACGACGATTACGCGGGGATCGACGCGAAGGGCAAGGTCGTCCTCGTCCTCCGCCGCGAGCCCGGCCTGAACGATGAGGCGAGCCCGTTCGACGGCAAGAAGACCAGCGACTTCGCCACCTTCCGCCACAAGGCGACCAACGCCTACCAGCACGGGGCCGCGATGCTGCTGGTGGTCAACGACCTGGCCGGTCTCGGCTCCGACCGCGACGCCCTCCTGAACCTGGGCTCGGCGGGCTCCGAGACCCTCGCCCTCCTGCCGATCGTCCACGTCACCCGCGACTTCGCCGACAAGATCCTCAAGGCCGCCGGCGAGCCCACGCTGGCCGAGTTGGAGGCGGAGATCGACAAGGACTACAAGCCGCGCTCGCGCGAGTTGAAGGGGCTGGCCGTCGCCGGCCGCGTCAAGATCGACCGGCCCGCCATCGAGACCAGCAACGTGATCGGCGTGCTGGAAGGGGCGGGGCCGAACTCCGGCGAGACGATCGTCGTCGGCGGCCATTACGACCACCTGGGTCGAGGCGGCCTGACTTCGGGCTCGCTGGCCTTCCTCTCGACCGACGTGCACAACGGCGCCGACGACAACGCGTCGGGCACCGCCCTGACCCTGGAACTGGCCCGTCGGCTCGCGGAACGTCGCGACCCGCCCCCCCGCCGGATCGTCTTCGTCGCCTTCTCCGGCGAGGAGCGCGGGCTGCTCGGCTCGCAGCATTACGTCGAACACCCCCCCTTCCCGATCGAATCCACGGTCGCCATGTTCAATTTCGACATGGTGGGCCGCCTGAACGAGAAGCGTGAGCTGACGATGATCGGCACCGGGACCTCCCCCGGCTTCGACGGCCTGGTCGACGCGCTCGGCAAGGACTCCGGCCTGACCATCAAGAAGGTCCCGGGCATGACCGACGGCTTCGGCGGCAGCGACCACCAGTCGTTCCACGCCAAGGACGTCCCCATCCTGTTCGCGTTCACCGGCATCCATTCCGACTACCACCGCCCCAGCGACGACTCGGCGAAGATCAACTACGCGGGGATGGCCGGGATCGCCGACTACATCGAGCTGCTCCTGCTCGACATCCTCCGACGACCCCAACGCCCGGCCTTCGCGCGCGGCCCTGCCCCCGCTAGGCACGGCGCCTCGACGTCGCCGTCGGCGTCGCCTTCGCAGTCGGCCTCCACCGGGATGAGCGTCACTTTGGGCGTCATGCCCGACTACGCCGACGAGGGCAAGGCCGGCATGAAGCTCTCCGACGTTCGCGAAGGCGGCCCCGCCGCCAAGGCCGGACTCAAGGGGGGCGACGTGATCATCGGCATCGGCGGCAAGCCGATCGGGACGATCTACGACTACATGGAAAGCCTGGGCCGCTACAAGCCGGGAGACGCCGTCGACGTCCTCATCAAGCGCGACGGCAAGGACGTCACCCTTCGCGTCGAGCTGGGCAAGTCCACCTCGCCGCCCAAGCAATAA
- a CDS encoding S8 family peptidase: MAGLLPRATSLLTPAILGDGDAQVQRMSSSLASLVYASRTAPAGVSPAQVIDSSRLPLIRDAQGRVAVSVTARDVGRLTPELQRLGFQVTASLPALHLVEGFLPLASILDATTLAASGLLGLSAIARPQTGAGAVTSQADFVLEADRVRNTLPAGLTGAGVKVGVISDSFNRLGGYAAGVASGDLPAGVLNYLEGPAGSSDEGRGMAELVHDLAPGSPLAFGSAFYGQAQFGQLIRDLANPAVFGASIITDDIFYFEEPLFQDGPIAQAINDVVANRDVAYFALAGNLGTQAYESTSPSFGADPTYGSGFLDFNPGAGVDTRQRITLGAGQVVYLNLQWDQPFYTVDGVTTDLDFYLIDPATGAIVASSAADNPAIQTPSELLAFQNTTGATRSYDLLVYNFSGPNPGRVKWVNYGANNYGAITVVDFPTNSATANPHASAAGLSVGAAPFFDQLNPESYTSTGPNTILFSPNGTRLAAPEIRATPDVTSIDGTDTTFFGSDFDGDGRPNFFGTSAAAPHAAAVAALLRQYRPGFTAQQVYDRLTSTADDIVSSGIGRDVRTGYGLINAFDAIFGDPTAASPSVLDGFESRALDVHWETYNDGASRTIVTSTGGPASGSYHLVMDSSLGFFSGLGESVLHVNLAGRKGVQLAFRQKESGDGDQPMPSSFNGRVDADGVAFSVDGVNWYRLISLTGADSTSTYQARTFDLSGIAAGLGLTLGADVRIKFQHFDTTGGFAFDDVKVTAISQATALVVDDGTAQRSRIRSITLDVAGTLATVPASAFTLTRTTDGVIVPVVPSFVVRGDGTTRIVLTFQASALQGGSLPDGRYSLRIDGAAILDDAGNPIDAALNGVRGSVRTLAFHRFFGDSNGDGQVDAVDFLAFRAAALGVDPTSPSASIFDGDGDGDIDLADQTAFTANFRKRRLS, from the coding sequence ATGGCGGGCCTTCTCCCCAGGGCGACCTCCCTCCTGACGCCCGCGATCCTGGGCGACGGCGACGCCCAGGTCCAGAGGATGTCGTCCTCGCTGGCGAGCCTCGTCTACGCCTCCCGGACGGCGCCCGCCGGCGTGAGCCCGGCCCAGGTCATCGATTCGTCGCGGCTCCCGCTCATCCGGGATGCGCAGGGGCGGGTCGCCGTGTCGGTGACGGCCCGGGACGTCGGCCGCCTGACGCCCGAGCTGCAACGGCTCGGATTCCAGGTGACGGCGTCGCTGCCGGCGCTTCATTTGGTCGAAGGCTTCCTGCCGCTCGCCTCGATCCTCGACGCGACGACGCTCGCCGCCTCCGGGCTCCTGGGCCTCTCGGCCATCGCCCGTCCTCAGACGGGCGCCGGCGCCGTGACGAGCCAGGCCGATTTCGTGCTCGAAGCCGACCGCGTCCGCAACACGCTCCCCGCCGGCCTCACCGGGGCCGGTGTGAAGGTGGGGGTGATCAGCGACAGCTTCAACCGCCTGGGGGGCTATGCGGCGGGGGTCGCCTCGGGCGACCTCCCGGCCGGCGTCCTGAACTACCTCGAAGGGCCGGCCGGCAGCTCCGACGAGGGGCGCGGCATGGCCGAACTGGTGCACGACCTGGCGCCCGGCTCGCCGCTCGCCTTCGGGTCGGCCTTCTACGGCCAGGCCCAGTTCGGCCAGCTGATCCGCGACCTGGCCAATCCGGCGGTCTTCGGCGCCTCGATCATCACCGACGACATCTTCTATTTCGAGGAGCCCCTTTTCCAGGACGGCCCGATCGCCCAGGCGATCAACGACGTGGTGGCCAACCGGGACGTCGCCTACTTCGCGCTCGCGGGGAACCTGGGGACCCAGGCGTATGAATCGACCTCCCCCAGCTTCGGAGCCGATCCCACGTACGGATCGGGCTTCCTCGACTTCAACCCCGGCGCGGGGGTGGACACGCGACAGCGGATCACGCTGGGCGCCGGTCAGGTGGTCTACCTGAACCTGCAGTGGGACCAGCCGTTCTACACGGTCGACGGCGTGACGACCGACCTGGACTTCTACCTGATCGATCCGGCCACCGGCGCCATCGTGGCTTCCTCCGCGGCGGACAATCCGGCGATCCAGACCCCCAGCGAACTGCTCGCGTTCCAGAACACCACCGGCGCGACCCGCTCTTACGACCTCCTCGTCTATAATTTCAGCGGCCCGAACCCCGGCCGCGTCAAGTGGGTGAACTACGGGGCCAACAACTACGGCGCGATCACGGTCGTCGACTTCCCCACCAACAGCGCGACTGCGAACCCGCACGCGTCGGCCGCGGGGCTCTCCGTCGGCGCGGCTCCGTTCTTCGACCAGTTGAACCCGGAGTCTTACACCTCGACGGGCCCGAACACGATCCTGTTCTCGCCCAACGGGACGCGACTGGCCGCCCCGGAGATCCGGGCGACCCCCGACGTCACCTCGATCGACGGGACGGACACGACCTTCTTCGGAAGCGACTTCGACGGCGACGGCCGGCCGAACTTCTTCGGCACGTCGGCCGCCGCGCCCCACGCCGCGGCCGTCGCGGCCCTGCTTCGCCAGTATCGGCCCGGCTTCACGGCCCAGCAGGTCTACGATCGCCTGACCTCGACCGCCGACGACATCGTCAGTTCCGGGATCGGTCGCGACGTCCGCACGGGCTACGGGCTGATCAACGCCTTCGACGCGATCTTCGGCGACCCGACGGCCGCCTCCCCCAGCGTCCTCGACGGCTTCGAATCCCGGGCCCTGGACGTCCACTGGGAGACGTACAACGACGGGGCCTCTCGCACGATCGTCACGTCGACCGGCGGGCCGGCCTCGGGCTCCTATCACCTCGTCATGGATTCGAGCCTCGGCTTCTTCTCCGGGCTCGGAGAATCCGTCCTGCACGTGAATCTGGCCGGTCGCAAGGGCGTGCAACTCGCCTTCCGCCAGAAGGAATCCGGGGACGGGGATCAGCCGATGCCCTCCTCGTTCAACGGCCGCGTGGACGCCGACGGCGTCGCCTTCTCCGTCGACGGGGTCAACTGGTATCGCCTCATCAGCCTCACCGGGGCGGACTCCACGTCGACCTATCAGGCCCGCACGTTCGACCTTTCAGGGATCGCCGCCGGCCTGGGGCTCACCCTCGGCGCCGACGTGCGGATCAAGTTCCAGCACTTTGATACGACCGGCGGCTTCGCCTTCGACGACGTGAAGGTGACGGCGATCTCGCAGGCGACGGCCCTGGTGGTCGACGACGGCACGGCCCAGCGCTCGCGGATCCGGTCGATCACGCTCGACGTCGCCGGCACGCTGGCGACGGTCCCGGCCTCGGCGTTCACCCTGACCCGGACCACCGACGGCGTGATCGTGCCGGTCGTGCCGTCGTTCGTCGTCCGTGGCGACGGGACCACCCGGATCGTCCTGACGTTCCAGGCGAGCGCCCTGCAAGGGGGCTCGCTGCCCGACGGCAGGTACTCGCTCCGGATCGACGGCGCGGCGATCCTCGACGACGCCGGGAACCCGATCGACGCCGCTCTGAACGGCGTGCGAGGGAGCGTCCGCACCCTCGCGTTCCATCGCTTCTTCGGCGATTCCAACGGCGACGGCCAGGTCGACGCCGTCGACTTCCTGGCGTTCCGGGCCGCGGCGCTCGGAGTCGATCCCACGTCCCCGTCCGCCTCGATCTTCGACGGCGACGGCGACGGCGACATCGACCTCGCGGATCAGACGGCCTTCACGGCCAACTTCCGCAAGCGACGCCTTTCCTGA
- a CDS encoding DHH family phosphoesterase produces the protein MIDWTPLADLVEKYDRFLLTTHIRPDGDALGSEVGMAGLLRQKGKDVRVVNTSRTPPRYDYLDPDGTFFEHFSSLPAGSLDDREVAVILDLSAWSQLGDMADFFRGFRGPKVVVDHHVSQDDLGAVFLKDTSAEAAGTLVMRAIKALGGSFTKEVATGLFTAIAMDTGWFRHPNTKPSTLLAASELIEAGAEIDRIYRDLFERNTLAGLRLTGEFLAGMKTDLDGRVAYSTVSLEDLERTGSIPSDTEDLVDYTVSLRGVEIGLLLIELPHGGVKGSLRSRAGADCARIAAEFGGGGHKAAAGLSLPGPLPVAVDRVLAAVRKALDPTSVGA, from the coding sequence ATGATCGACTGGACCCCGCTCGCCGACCTGGTGGAGAAGTACGACCGGTTCCTGCTGACGACCCACATCCGCCCCGACGGCGACGCGCTCGGATCCGAGGTCGGCATGGCGGGCCTGCTCCGCCAGAAGGGGAAGGACGTCCGGGTCGTGAACACCAGCCGGACCCCGCCGCGGTACGACTACCTCGACCCGGACGGCACGTTCTTCGAGCATTTCAGCAGCCTCCCCGCCGGCAGCCTCGACGATCGCGAGGTCGCGGTGATCCTCGACTTGTCCGCGTGGTCGCAGCTCGGCGACATGGCCGATTTCTTCCGGGGCTTCCGGGGGCCGAAGGTCGTCGTCGACCACCACGTCAGCCAGGACGACCTGGGGGCCGTCTTCCTCAAGGACACGTCGGCCGAGGCGGCCGGGACGCTCGTCATGCGGGCGATCAAGGCGCTCGGCGGCTCGTTCACGAAGGAGGTCGCCACCGGCCTGTTCACGGCGATCGCCATGGACACCGGCTGGTTCCGCCACCCCAACACCAAGCCCTCGACGCTGCTCGCCGCGTCCGAGCTGATCGAGGCCGGCGCGGAGATCGATCGGATCTACCGCGACCTGTTCGAGCGGAACACCCTGGCGGGCCTGCGGCTGACGGGCGAGTTCCTCGCCGGGATGAAGACCGACCTCGACGGCCGCGTCGCCTACTCCACCGTCTCGCTCGAGGACCTGGAGCGGACCGGGTCGATCCCGTCCGACACCGAAGACCTGGTCGACTACACGGTGAGCCTGCGCGGGGTCGAGATCGGCCTGCTCCTGATCGAACTCCCGCATGGGGGAGTGAAGGGCTCGCTGCGGTCTCGCGCCGGGGCCGATTGCGCCCGGATCGCCGCCGAGTTCGGGGGCGGCGGGCACAAGGCGGCCGCCGGGTTGAGCCTCCCCGGCCCGCTCCCGGTGGCCGTCGACCGCGTCCTCGCCGCCGTCCGCAAGGCTCTTGATCCGACCTCGGTGGGCGCGTAA
- a CDS encoding GDP-mannose 4,6-dehydratase: MGKAVLVTGAGGFIGSHLTERLVRLGHRVRALVRYNGRDDRGHLDDLPRDVQSEIEVHRGDLKDSDAVFRAVEGREQVFHLGALIAIPYSYQNPYDVVQTNVNGTAHVLDACRRSTTLERVVLTSTSEVYGTARYVPIDEKHPLCGQSPYAATKIASDALGESYFRSFETPVSVLRPFNTFGPRQSARAIIPTIISQALSRPVVKLGRLDPRRDLTYVKDTAEAFVAVASCDAALGRVVNVGRGSDVSIGDLVEKIGAILGRTLEVETQSDRLRPAASEVERLLAGTALAQQLWDWRPRYSLEDGLAETVDWIRDHLDRFRPDVYTT, encoded by the coding sequence ATGGGCAAGGCGGTCCTGGTCACCGGGGCGGGGGGGTTCATCGGCAGCCATTTGACGGAACGCCTGGTGCGTCTGGGACATCGCGTCCGCGCGCTGGTGCGTTACAACGGCCGGGACGATCGGGGCCATCTCGACGACCTGCCGCGGGACGTGCAGTCCGAGATCGAGGTGCATCGGGGCGATTTGAAGGACTCCGACGCCGTTTTCCGGGCCGTCGAGGGCCGCGAGCAGGTGTTCCACCTCGGTGCCCTGATCGCGATCCCGTACTCGTACCAGAACCCGTACGACGTGGTTCAGACCAACGTCAACGGCACCGCGCACGTCCTGGACGCCTGCCGGCGGTCGACGACGCTGGAGCGGGTGGTGCTGACCTCGACTTCGGAGGTCTACGGCACGGCCCGGTACGTGCCGATCGACGAGAAGCACCCTCTGTGCGGGCAGTCGCCCTACGCGGCGACCAAGATCGCCTCGGACGCACTCGGCGAGAGCTATTTCCGCTCGTTCGAGACCCCGGTCTCGGTCCTCCGGCCGTTCAACACGTTCGGCCCCCGCCAGTCGGCCCGCGCGATCATCCCCACGATCATCAGCCAGGCGCTGAGCCGTCCCGTGGTGAAGCTCGGCCGGCTCGACCCCCGTCGCGACCTGACCTACGTCAAGGACACCGCCGAGGCGTTCGTGGCGGTCGCCTCGTGCGACGCGGCCCTCGGCCGGGTGGTGAACGTGGGGAGGGGCTCGGACGTGAGCATCGGCGACCTCGTCGAGAAGATCGGCGCGATCCTCGGCCGGACCCTGGAGGTCGAGACCCAATCGGACCGTCTCCGCCCCGCCGCCAGCGAGGTCGAGCGGCTGCTCGCCGGTACCGCGCTGGCGCAGCAGCTCTGGGACTGGCGGCCCCGCTACAGCCTGGAAGACGGCCTGGCCGAGACCGTGGACTGGATCCGCGACCACCTCGACCGCTTCCGCCCCGACGTCTACACGACCTGA
- a CDS encoding ubiquinol-cytochrome c reductase iron-sulfur subunit, producing the protein MNRRDFHRLGTRFLGALVKLTVAVPAAAFLLNPLRRTGKAADADAFEGLVPLSRLKVGVPQSFGIVRDQVDAWVKYPQEPAGSVWLVRQPEGVEPAVIAYSAECPHLGCAINLMGDGKSFICPCHTSAFDLEGKPLNHVPPRPMDRLDVELSRDDDPEVRVRFQRFRTLAEEQIPLA; encoded by the coding sequence ATGAATCGACGCGATTTCCACCGTCTGGGGACGAGGTTCCTGGGCGCGCTGGTCAAGCTGACGGTCGCCGTGCCTGCGGCCGCCTTCCTCCTCAACCCATTGCGAAGGACCGGTAAGGCCGCGGACGCCGACGCGTTCGAGGGCCTGGTCCCGCTCAGCCGGCTCAAGGTCGGCGTCCCCCAGTCGTTCGGCATCGTCCGCGATCAGGTCGACGCCTGGGTCAAATACCCGCAAGAGCCGGCCGGCTCGGTCTGGCTGGTGCGCCAGCCCGAAGGGGTCGAGCCCGCCGTGATCGCCTACTCCGCGGAGTGTCCCCACCTGGGTTGCGCGATCAACCTCATGGGCGACGGCAAGAGCTTCATCTGCCCGTGCCACACCAGCGCCTTCGACCTGGAGGGGAAGCCTTTGAATCACGTCCCGCCGCGACCCATGGACCGGCTCGACGTCGAGCTGAGCCGGGACGACGACCCCGAGGTCCGCGTCCGCTTCCAGCGTTTCCGGACTCTGGCCGAGGAGCAGATCCCCCTTGCGTAA